The region GTGCGGCAGTGACGGAAACAAGGGTCGTTTCGACTCTCGCCCCGGCAGCGGCAAGTTCATTGGTGGTACTTGCCACCCTGAGAAGAACAAGTCTCCATCTTTCGGCTGCGGTCCCGTTGTCGACAAGTTCTCCCTCGGCACCATTGTTGTCCAGCCCGAGTTCGACTGCGATCTCGAGTTCCACTATGACATGCCCAACGGCTCTGTCTGCAAGACTCGCCACGCTTGCAAGAAGTCCGGTAccaccatcaagaacaagcagTGCGGTGGTGCCAAGAATgtcaccatcatcttccctCCTCAGaacaagcccaagaagaGCTGCGCCATCAAGGTCCCCACTGTCTCTTTCGACTGCAACACTGCCTCTAGCACCAAGCCTGTGACCACCAAGCCCGCGACTACCAAgcctgccaccaccactgccgtTGTCACCACTCCTGCCGATGTGACCAGCACCGCCCCTGTTGAGACCTCGCCCGCTGAGACCGAGACTTCTACTGCTATTGTTCCCGGCGAGACTTCCACTGCTGTCCTTCCCGAGACCACTGCCCCTGCTGAGGAGACTTCCACTGTCCCTGCCGAGGAGTCTACGGCTACCGTCCCCGCCGAGGAGACCTCCACTGTCCCTGCTGAGGAGTCCACCGCCACCGTTCCCGCTGAGGAGACTGCTACGGTCCCTGCTGAGGAGACCACCACTGCTCCTGCTGAGGAGACCGCTACTGTTCCCGCTGAGGAGACCGCTACTGTTCCCGCTGAGGAGACCACCACTGCCCCCGCCGAGGAGACGGCCACCGAGCCTGCTGGTGAGACTACTACTGAGGTTGCCGGCGAGACCACCAGCACTGAGcctgccgccatcaccactcccatcaccaccgtgATCACCACCGAGTTCGAGaccatctccaccatcttcaccactCAGACCGAGACCATCACCCAGTGCGAGCCTACCGTCCCTGACTGCCCAGCCAACTCCATCAAGACCACAATCGTGACCGTTCccgtctccaccaccatctgccCCGTCACCGAGACTCTCACCACTGTCATCGAGACCCCTATTGTTGAGGAGACCTCTGCCCCCGCCCCTGTCGAGACTTCTCCTGCCGCTGGCGAGACCACCCCTGCTGCTGGCGAGACCACTGTCCCTGCTCCTGGTGTTACCGAgacccccgccaccaccgtcatTGACATCCCCACCACTGGCATTGTCACCTCTGTCAAGCCCGTCGAGACTCTCCCTTGCCCTGAGGTTGTCCCCTCGTGCTTGaacaccttcctcttccaggtCGGCTGCTCTGACAACACTGATGCGGGGTGCTACTGCCCCGATGCCCTCTTCGTCAAGAACGTCTACGACTGCTTGTACGCCCACGGTGGTTCCGATCAGATCATCTCCGAGgccgtcatcttcttccaggGTCTCTGCGCTCCTTGGGCTGGTGGCAACCCCGCCGTAGTCACGGCTCCTACTGTCACCACCTACCTTACCATCACCGCCACTCCCACTGTTGCTCCCATCTACACCACCATTACCATCGACACCACCACTGTTGTTCCCTGCACTGATGATGCCGGTGTTGAGATCCCCGGTAGCAGCACCACCGTTGTCATTGCCACCACTGTCCCCGTTCCCGAGATCGGCTTCACCACTGGCACtgccggcgttgttgatgttgttccCATCACCGCTGCTCCCATCGTCGACGGCGGTCTCCCCGGTGTTCCTGGCAACAACGGTGGCGGTGCCATCATCACTGCCAacggcaccaccatctcGGTCCCCACCGGCACTGAAGGCCTCGTCCGCCCCACCCAGAGCGTCGTCCTCGCCGGTGGTGAGCGTGTTGCCGCCAGCTTCGGCCTTGCTGCCGTCGTCGCGGCTTTCGCCGCCTTTGCCCTCTAAATCTTTTGATTTGAGCGGCTACAAAACGTGTACACTACAAACCCCATTTCCTTATTTTTATCAAAAGTGTCTTTTTCGGCGCCCTGGTGGGTTCAGCCTTGATATCCAATTCGTACGATCCTTCACGAACACATAGCATTACTGCATTGCATTATTTGGCGGCTATTTTGGGGGCGggatttttttatttattttttggCTTTATCGCAAATACCCCCCATAATCTCGTCACCCCCTtgagttttctttttgaaaGTTTACATGATCGGAACAATTGATGGGCTAAAGAAGGATATGCATCTTGGGCAAAGAGAAGGTGATGAGAAGATTCATGGGAAGGGTTCACTTATTATACATGGGACAGCTGGGAAGATATACATGGCAAAACGTATACTGTAC is a window of Podospora pseudopauciseta strain CBS 411.78 chromosome 1, whole genome shotgun sequence DNA encoding:
- a CDS encoding hypothetical protein (COG:S; EggNog:ENOG503NYAU), producing MKSYIPLIALAAGVEATFKKAPAFTCPENIDNKCTPKQQSGFDWADLIPGPFANYGDFTFKGFECGSDGNKGRFDSRPGSGKFIGGTCHPEKNKSPSFGCGPVVDKFSLGTIVGCSDNTDAGCYCPDALFVKNVYDCLYAHGGSDQIISEAVIFFQGLCAPWAGGNPAVVTAPTVTTYLTITATPTVAPIYTTITIDTTTVVPCTDDAGVEIPGSSTTVVIATTVPVPEIGFTTGTAGVVDVVPITAAPIVDGGLPGVPGNNGGGAIITANGTTISVPTGTEGLVRPTQSVVLAGGERVAASFGLAAVVAAFAAFAL